In Acidimicrobiia bacterium, one genomic interval encodes:
- a CDS encoding ATP-binding protein — translation MSVGRVLGSQHTNTREFRVVIGDGEYLQLDDLVVVRTEVPGANEVSTYGIVTEVEAVYEGASFESDTFRIADEGSMPGAKVRSAQVAVTRVDPELWVAPDPGGAVERATGEARAKALYTDEMGRPLPVGLGRDGLPLYVDLDFFDGRKGGHMSISGISGVATKTSFALFFLRMLTGRRDIVGEAGKNLRVLVFNVKGEDLLWLDKPNRDFTPEHATKWAALGVEPQAFPSVSLWAPPRPRSGDVLVPDIAGRQDVSVFAWTPREFIDEGLLRFLFTDASDARNQISFVAERVESQLRRFAVDVAGVPGAIVLRDPSEGHSPGDLVRPNQGERVIKDLAGLATALEEFLDPPDGEPDLRWSGRVQGGTVSAFMRRFHAAVIRLGHLIQPGESRRIDRAQAQVTVVALQSLHDLAQRFVVGALLSEAFKEKEGSGQRFPLSVVVLDELNKYAPREGQSPIKDMLIDIAQRGRSLGVLLVGAQQTASRVASEVLENAALRVTGRLDAAEAERAEYGWMLPSTRARARLLKPGTMVISQPSIPVPLVVDFPFPPWATRKEEVAEDDADVFEGL, via the coding sequence ATGAGCGTCGGGCGGGTCCTGGGAAGCCAGCACACCAACACCCGTGAGTTCCGGGTGGTCATCGGCGATGGTGAGTACCTGCAGCTCGACGATCTGGTGGTGGTCCGCACCGAGGTGCCGGGCGCGAACGAGGTGAGCACCTACGGGATCGTCACCGAGGTCGAAGCCGTGTACGAAGGGGCGTCGTTCGAATCCGACACCTTTCGCATCGCCGACGAGGGCAGCATGCCGGGGGCCAAGGTGCGGTCGGCCCAGGTGGCGGTCACCCGGGTCGATCCCGAGCTGTGGGTGGCGCCTGATCCGGGCGGGGCAGTGGAAAGGGCAACTGGCGAGGCACGGGCGAAAGCCCTCTACACCGACGAGATGGGCCGTCCCCTGCCCGTCGGCCTCGGTCGCGACGGCCTGCCGCTCTACGTCGATCTCGACTTCTTCGACGGCCGCAAGGGCGGCCACATGTCGATCTCGGGCATCTCGGGCGTCGCCACCAAGACTTCGTTCGCCCTGTTCTTTCTGCGGATGCTCACCGGCCGGCGCGACATCGTCGGCGAAGCGGGTAAGAACCTGCGCGTCCTGGTGTTCAACGTGAAGGGCGAGGACCTGCTTTGGCTCGACAAGCCGAACCGCGACTTCACGCCCGAGCACGCCACCAAGTGGGCGGCCCTCGGGGTCGAGCCTCAGGCGTTCCCCTCGGTGTCGTTGTGGGCCCCACCGCGCCCGCGCTCGGGGGATGTGCTGGTGCCCGACATCGCCGGTCGTCAGGACGTGAGCGTCTTCGCCTGGACCCCCCGGGAGTTCATCGACGAGGGACTGCTGCGATTTCTCTTCACCGACGCTTCCGACGCCCGCAATCAAATCTCCTTCGTCGCCGAGCGGGTGGAGTCGCAATTGCGGCGGTTCGCGGTCGACGTCGCCGGGGTACCCGGGGCGATCGTGCTGCGCGACCCCTCGGAGGGCCATTCCCCCGGCGATCTGGTTCGCCCCAACCAGGGGGAGCGAGTGATCAAAGACCTCGCCGGCCTCGCCACCGCATTGGAGGAATTCCTCGATCCGCCCGATGGGGAACCCGACCTGCGGTGGTCTGGAAGAGTTCAAGGCGGCACCGTCTCGGCGTTCATGCGACGGTTCCATGCTGCGGTGATCCGACTGGGGCATTTGATCCAGCCGGGGGAGAGCCGCCGCATCGACCGGGCCCAGGCCCAGGTCACCGTGGTCGCCCTCCAGTCGCTCCACGACCTCGCGCAGCGCTTCGTAGTGGGTGCGCTGCTGTCCGAAGCATTCAAGGAGAAGGAGGGCAGCGGCCAGAGGTTCCCGCTGTCGGTCGTGGTCCTCGACGAGCTGAACAAGTACGCCCCCCGCGAGGGCCAGAGCCCTATCAAGGACATGTTGATCGATATCGCCCAGCGGGGCCGCTCGCTGGGGGTGCTCCTGGTGGGCGCCCAGCAGACCGCTTCCCGGGTGGCGTCGGAGGTGCTGGAGAACGCCGCCCTTCGAGTGACCGGCCGTCTCGACGCCGCCGAGGCCGAACGCGCGGAATACGGGTGGATGCTGCCTTCGACCCGGGCCCGGGCGCGCCTTCTCAAGCCGGGCACGATGGTCATCTCGCAGCCGTCGATCCCGGTGCCCCTCGTCGTCGACTTCCCCTTTCCCCCATGGGCCACCCGTAAGGAAGAGGTGGCCGAAGACGACGCGGACGTGTTCGAGGGGCTTTGA
- a CDS encoding adenylate/guanylate cyclase domain-containing protein: MASKHRSTWFKPAIAVGIAVAIVVGSWFAMSSNLFFRTQLRFSDGLFPGTGIDSRITVVGIDDESIALVGRWPWDRSIHAQMIENMAADGALLIGYDVTFASANTANPEGDRDLADAIAAAGNVVLGETATLEPVGDPPVAEQVFHPLQILADGAAGIGHTNTYPDTDGVVRALPPVIEDPAGSLISSLSFTLAQLATGQGGPVTIRPESLQVGGLAVLTVEKHLLEINYAAGFPTVQAVDVIDGTFPPGTFDGKIVLVGATALGLGDLVATPLDKANRQPGVEVHANALNTMITGNYIASETTSSTLVWVFLIALLVAAGTLYLRPWVAVIGAMVLLVGYFWLVFTRFDSGTVMNMVYPPFALPISYVAALGVRYFTEVKERKYVTNVFGRYLAKDVVHEVLNSPEGAVATLSGASRPLSVLFADLRGFTAASEKASPTAVVAALNEYLDAMTRAVIEEQGTIDKFMGDCVMAFWGAPRREPDMAVKSLRSAIKMLDYVDDAVTHGNAGQLRVNGCGVGLAFGEAVVGNIGSNERLDYTAIGDTVNTASRVCGVAAGGEIVITADFAEALPPGEFRLAPLPPLKVKGKEEVLRVFQVLREGQEAKVFGEDAVIDTTEEKGAFQAPEAAKPDEEKTQEAPPKVAGYAPVEPRPEEPTEASTE; encoded by the coding sequence ATGGCCAGCAAACACCGCAGCACCTGGTTCAAGCCCGCGATCGCCGTCGGGATCGCGGTGGCGATCGTCGTGGGTTCGTGGTTCGCGATGTCTTCGAATCTGTTCTTTCGCACTCAGTTGCGGTTCTCCGACGGCCTCTTCCCCGGAACGGGCATCGACTCCCGCATCACCGTGGTGGGAATCGACGACGAGAGCATCGCCTTGGTGGGCCGGTGGCCGTGGGACCGGTCGATCCACGCCCAGATGATCGAGAACATGGCCGCGGACGGGGCGCTGCTGATCGGGTATGACGTCACGTTCGCCAGCGCCAACACCGCGAACCCGGAGGGTGATCGCGATCTTGCCGACGCGATCGCCGCCGCCGGGAACGTAGTCCTTGGCGAGACCGCCACCCTCGAGCCGGTGGGAGACCCGCCGGTGGCCGAGCAGGTGTTCCATCCGCTGCAGATCCTGGCGGACGGCGCCGCCGGCATCGGGCACACCAACACCTACCCCGATACCGACGGCGTGGTGCGGGCACTACCCCCGGTGATCGAAGACCCCGCCGGGTCGCTGATCTCGTCGCTGTCGTTCACTCTTGCTCAGTTGGCCACCGGCCAAGGGGGCCCGGTGACGATCCGGCCCGAGTCGTTGCAGGTTGGGGGCCTGGCGGTGCTCACGGTGGAGAAGCACCTCCTCGAGATCAACTACGCCGCCGGGTTTCCCACCGTGCAGGCCGTCGATGTGATCGACGGCACATTTCCCCCCGGGACTTTCGACGGGAAGATCGTCCTGGTGGGTGCGACCGCCCTGGGACTGGGCGACCTGGTGGCGACGCCGCTCGACAAGGCAAATCGTCAGCCAGGGGTGGAGGTGCACGCCAATGCCCTCAACACGATGATCACCGGCAACTACATCGCGTCGGAGACGACCAGCTCGACCCTGGTGTGGGTCTTCCTTATTGCCCTACTGGTGGCGGCGGGAACCCTCTACCTACGACCCTGGGTGGCGGTGATCGGCGCGATGGTGCTGCTGGTCGGCTACTTCTGGCTGGTGTTCACCCGGTTCGACAGTGGCACCGTGATGAACATGGTCTACCCGCCCTTCGCCCTGCCCATCTCGTACGTCGCCGCCCTGGGTGTCAGGTACTTCACCGAGGTGAAAGAGCGGAAGTACGTCACCAACGTGTTCGGCCGTTACCTGGCGAAGGATGTGGTCCACGAGGTGCTGAACTCCCCCGAAGGTGCGGTTGCCACGCTGTCCGGGGCATCCCGCCCCCTCTCGGTGCTCTTCGCCGATCTCCGCGGATTCACCGCCGCATCGGAGAAGGCCTCTCCGACCGCGGTGGTCGCTGCCCTCAACGAGTACCTGGATGCGATGACTCGGGCAGTGATCGAAGAGCAGGGGACGATCGACAAGTTCATGGGTGACTGTGTCATGGCGTTCTGGGGTGCGCCCCGGCGGGAACCCGACATGGCGGTGAAATCACTGCGGTCGGCCATCAAGATGCTCGACTACGTCGACGACGCGGTCACCCACGGCAACGCCGGCCAGTTGCGGGTGAATGGCTGCGGCGTGGGGCTGGCCTTCGGAGAAGCGGTCGTCGGCAACATCGGATCCAACGAGCGGCTCGACTACACGGCCATCGGCGACACGGTCAACACCGCCAGCCGGGTGTGCGGCGTCGCCGCCGGCGGCGAGATCGTGATTACCGCCGATTTCGCTGAAGCCCTACCCCCGGGCGAGTTCCGCCTCGCCCCGCTGCCTCCGCTGAAGGTCAAGGGCAAGGAGGAGGTCCTCCGGGTGTTCCAGGTGCTGCGCGAAGGCCAGGAGGCCAAGGTCTTCGGCGAGGACGCCGTCATCGACACCACCGAGGAGAAGGGCGCCTTCCAAGCCCCCGAGGCCGCGAAGCCGGACGAAGAGAAGACCCAGGAAGCACCCCCCAAGGTCGCCGGCTACGCCCCAGTGGAACCGCGGCCGGAAGAACCCACGGAAGCAAGCACGGAGTGA
- a CDS encoding alpha/beta fold hydrolase: MPFARVNGTMLFYREAGEGPLAVFIHGFPLDHSVWLDQLDGLAHVRRCVTLDLRGYGKSDATTDRTLTMEMLADDVAGLIEALGASGADIVGLSMGGYVALALWELRPALVRSLTLIDTRAAADSAEGRAKRDAMVDRLLDKGRAALADEMVLGLLGSTPSVQVQARLRSMIEGTRYETMVASILGMKDRADRSALLPGIGVPALVIGGEEDGLISPDVMRAMAGEIPGARTSIISGAGHLPPLERPDAVNEALIELFEGRKVVWWR; the protein is encoded by the coding sequence GTGCCGTTTGCGCGGGTCAATGGAACGATGCTCTTCTATCGGGAGGCCGGTGAGGGGCCGCTCGCCGTGTTCATCCACGGGTTTCCGCTGGACCACAGCGTTTGGCTCGACCAACTCGACGGCCTGGCTCATGTGCGCCGGTGCGTGACACTCGATCTCCGGGGTTACGGAAAGTCGGATGCGACCACCGACCGAACCCTGACCATGGAGATGCTCGCCGACGATGTGGCGGGATTGATCGAAGCGCTCGGCGCCAGCGGGGCCGACATCGTCGGGCTCTCGATGGGCGGGTATGTCGCCCTCGCCCTGTGGGAATTGCGCCCCGCATTGGTCCGAAGCCTCACCCTGATCGACACCCGCGCTGCGGCTGACAGTGCCGAGGGCCGCGCCAAACGGGACGCCATGGTCGACCGCCTTCTCGACAAGGGTCGCGCCGCCCTTGCCGATGAGATGGTGCTTGGACTCCTCGGCTCCACACCGTCTGTACAGGTTCAGGCGCGGCTGCGTTCCATGATCGAGGGCACTCGTTACGAGACGATGGTGGCGTCGATCCTGGGAATGAAGGACCGCGCCGACCGGAGCGCGCTGCTGCCTGGCATCGGTGTGCCCGCCCTCGTGATCGGGGGCGAGGAGGACGGCCTCATTTCGCCCGATGTGATGCGCGCCATGGCTGGAGAGATCCCCGGCGCCCGCACTTCGATCATCTCCGGCGCCGGTCACCTGCCCCCGCTCGAGCGGCCGGATGCGGTGAACGAGGCCCTGATCGAGCTGTTCGAGGGTCGCAAGGTCGTCTGGTGGCGTTGA
- a CDS encoding FecR family protein yields the protein MLTNRPSLRLLLSAVVLASLSLACGDDGGDATLTATLRIHGGTVEVDADGAGTFSAGTEGQTLTEGATVRTGLAGRASVEWPDGSVTRLDFETSLRIVGLERGGGVLPSTVVEAEQQAGNTYSRVVDITETGSRFEIETPTASAAVQGTTYAVLVAPDGSTSIVVLEGAVLVTLPSGEEVLVEAGFTLTVAADGSFTGPTATSAEMLNSDWLVFNDDCDDSGECTTDFTAGGPSGIELVPAEATINLGESQVYSAQGLDDSGSPVGAVAASFDVDGVPCEDAVCTPTAAGDYTVTATFGDLQATGTLIVLTTGDIQVTLDWNAIVDLDLWVTDPAGETIAWDHRQSASGGSLDRDAYANCDGSDAPPENAVWSSGAPSGEYVVTVHVYDLCGLDSTGFELTVRVGGQVVLVVDDVVLAENDATHEATFTVP from the coding sequence ATGTTGACGAATCGGCCATCCCTCCGGCTACTTCTCTCCGCCGTTGTACTGGCATCCCTATCGCTAGCCTGCGGCGACGACGGCGGGGACGCCACGCTCACCGCCACGCTTCGCATCCACGGCGGCACGGTCGAGGTAGATGCAGATGGCGCGGGCACCTTTAGCGCCGGTACCGAAGGCCAAACCCTCACCGAAGGCGCCACCGTCCGCACCGGTTTGGCCGGCCGGGCGAGTGTCGAATGGCCCGACGGCAGCGTCACCCGCCTCGACTTCGAGACCTCGCTGCGGATAGTCGGGCTCGAACGCGGGGGCGGCGTGTTGCCTTCGACGGTCGTCGAAGCCGAGCAGCAGGCCGGCAACACCTACAGCCGCGTCGTCGACATCACCGAGACCGGCAGCCGATTCGAGATCGAAACCCCCACCGCCTCGGCGGCGGTGCAGGGAACCACCTACGCGGTGCTGGTCGCCCCCGACGGGTCCACTTCGATCGTGGTGCTGGAGGGAGCGGTGCTGGTCACCTTGCCCTCCGGCGAGGAGGTTTTGGTGGAGGCCGGCTTCACCCTGACCGTCGCCGCCGACGGATCCTTCACCGGCCCGACGGCGACGTCGGCTGAGATGCTCAACAGCGACTGGCTGGTCTTCAACGACGACTGCGATGACAGCGGGGAGTGCACCACCGATTTCACCGCAGGTGGCCCGTCGGGCATCGAGTTGGTCCCGGCCGAGGCGACCATCAACCTCGGCGAGTCGCAGGTCTACTCCGCCCAGGGCCTCGACGATTCCGGGAGTCCGGTGGGGGCAGTGGCGGCCAGCTTCGACGTCGACGGAGTGCCTTGCGAGGACGCCGTATGCACGCCCACCGCAGCCGGTGACTACACGGTGACGGCAACCTTCGGTGACCTCCAGGCAACGGGCACCCTGATCGTGCTGACCACCGGTGACATCCAGGTGACCCTCGACTGGAATGCGATTGTCGACCTCGACCTGTGGGTGACCGACCCGGCGGGGGAGACCATCGCCTGGGACCATCGCCAGTCTGCGTCGGGCGGAAGTCTCGACCGTGACGCCTATGCCAACTGCGATGGGAGCGACGCTCCGCCGGAGAATGCGGTCTGGTCCTCCGGCGCACCCTCGGGTGAGTACGTCGTGACCGTGCATGTCTACGACCTGTGCGGGCTCGACTCGACCGGATTCGAGTTGACGGTCCGGGTCGGTGGACAGGTGGTGTTGGTGGTCGACGACGTGGTGCTGGCCGAAAACGACGCGACCCACGAGGCGACCTTCACCGTTCCCTAG
- a CDS encoding PQQ-dependent sugar dehydrogenase has translation MTRRAGVMPFLKKSGECSLGQLPPPAPPDGGATSPAEDGRGGRPVAGDWRLVAAYPPGFVTRLARLLLVLGLVVAACGDDDATTTTGAPTTTTLPPVTTTMEPARPLLGLDVETVARTLINPVFLTAPVGDHRLFVLEKDGLVEIITEDGVSEEPFLDIEVIVGSNALEQGLLGLAFHPGYESNGRFFIYYTNVDGDSRLVEYRVSADPDKADPESARVLLALDQPDVNHNGGMLLFGPDGYLYVSLGDGGGASDEFGNAQNLTTLLGSIIRLDVDAGDPYAVPPDNPFAGDPAASSEIWAYGLRNPWRIDIDPATGLVYIADVGQDAAEEVSVVPLDGGGGNFGWPIVEGFDCYRAEACDDAGMIEPVIVYPHAEGCSVIGGYVYRGTAIPELLGHYFYGDWCGQWVRSFRYEDGAAVDEADWTNDLGQIGQVQSFGLGGDGEMYVLNQAGFVYRLVPVR, from the coding sequence GTGACTCGCCGAGCAGGGGTGATGCCGTTCTTGAAGAAGTCGGGGGAGTGCTCGCTGGGTCAGCTGCCCCCTCCGGCACCGCCCGACGGCGGCGCCACCTCCCCCGCCGAAGACGGCAGAGGAGGACGCCCGGTGGCTGGAGACTGGAGACTGGTGGCTGCCTATCCTCCAGGGTTCGTGACCCGGCTCGCTCGACTTCTCCTCGTCTTGGGACTCGTTGTTGCGGCGTGCGGTGATGACGATGCGACGACGACCACGGGTGCGCCGACCACGACGACTCTGCCTCCGGTGACCACGACCATGGAGCCGGCCAGACCGCTGCTCGGCCTCGATGTCGAGACCGTCGCCCGTACCCTGATCAACCCGGTGTTCCTCACTGCCCCGGTGGGCGACCACCGGCTCTTCGTGCTGGAGAAAGACGGCCTGGTCGAGATCATCACCGAGGACGGTGTGTCGGAAGAGCCCTTCCTGGACATCGAGGTGATCGTCGGTTCGAATGCACTCGAGCAGGGCCTGCTCGGTCTCGCCTTTCATCCGGGCTACGAGTCGAACGGGCGGTTCTTCATCTATTACACGAATGTCGACGGCGACAGCCGCCTCGTCGAGTACCGGGTGTCGGCTGATCCTGATAAAGCGGATCCAGAGAGCGCACGAGTCCTTCTCGCTCTCGACCAGCCAGACGTCAACCACAACGGGGGGATGCTCCTGTTCGGGCCTGACGGATACCTCTATGTGAGCCTGGGTGACGGCGGCGGCGCCAGCGACGAGTTCGGTAACGCCCAGAACCTGACGACCCTGCTGGGGTCGATCATCAGGCTCGATGTCGACGCCGGCGACCCTTACGCGGTGCCACCCGACAACCCGTTCGCAGGTGATCCCGCTGCCAGCTCCGAGATTTGGGCGTATGGCCTGCGCAACCCGTGGCGGATCGACATCGACCCGGCCACCGGGCTGGTCTACATCGCCGATGTGGGCCAGGACGCTGCCGAAGAAGTGTCGGTGGTGCCGCTCGACGGGGGCGGGGGGAACTTCGGCTGGCCGATCGTCGAGGGCTTCGACTGCTATCGGGCGGAGGCCTGTGACGACGCCGGGATGATCGAGCCGGTGATCGTCTATCCCCACGCCGAGGGTTGCTCGGTGATCGGCGGATATGTCTATCGGGGGACCGCCATCCCTGAGCTGCTTGGCCACTACTTCTATGGCGACTGGTGCGGCCAATGGGTGCGCTCGTTCCGCTATGAGGATGGAGCCGCGGTCGACGAGGCCGACTGGACCAACGACCTGGGACAGATCGGCCAGGTCCAATCATTCGGCCTGGGCGGCGACGGCGAGATGTACGTCCTGAACCAGGCCGGCTTCGTCTACCGGCTGGTGCCAGTCAGGTAG
- a CDS encoding FecR domain-containing protein gives MAAFALAACGDDSGSSVPSATLRVHAGTVEVSFDGATFAAATDGQALTEGATVRTGADGRAAIEYFDGSVTRLDHGTTFKIVTLQILDNDAQSKVIEGEQTSGNTYNRVTALTDAASRFDIETPTATASVQGTVYAVLLNADGSTTIAVIEGSVDAGDGPVPAGFMVTVDEDGNVSDPIPIPDNLIDDEWIVYNCELDEGPDCPDDGTTTTTVAGPDTTVTTVPDTTTTTVPPTTTTTAVSPPPVTTTTVPATTTTTTVPPTTTTTTVPATTTSTTVPATTTTTTVPATTTTTTVPATTTTTTVPATTTTTTVPATTTTTTVDAGPDFDHIVIRPDGWTADAGDSTAYVAEAFAANGGSLGYVTDDTEFTISGGGFCNGNACGSNVAGPYTVTGTFEGMEDSTSLTVVPGQLDSIQISPADSTINLGQSQAYTGAGFDEYDNQIPDIDESDFEFEMISGDCVDATCTPDAAGDWVVTAIYGDGEAEANADLTVLNTGVVQVTLGWDAPVDLDLWVTDPDGGRIKWDTLYVGEDENGDPNLSPSGGYLDRDAICESNGIENIIWPVDAPTGEYRVDIDYWSDCDGNSEVTLLVNWVLTVTLNGEVYTVIEGSFNSLNDTHVPDFTTYFDFLGLPPPEE, from the coding sequence GTGGCGGCGTTCGCGCTCGCCGCCTGTGGGGATGACTCCGGCTCGAGTGTCCCCAGCGCCACTCTCCGCGTTCACGCCGGGACGGTGGAGGTCAGCTTCGACGGTGCAACCTTTGCCGCCGCCACCGACGGCCAGGCGCTCACCGAGGGCGCCACGGTGCGCACCGGGGCAGACGGCCGAGCCGCCATCGAGTACTTCGACGGGTCGGTCACCCGCCTCGACCACGGCACCACTTTCAAGATCGTCACGCTGCAGATCCTCGACAACGACGCCCAGTCGAAGGTGATCGAGGGCGAGCAGACCTCGGGCAACACCTACAACCGCGTCACGGCACTCACGGACGCGGCGAGCCGCTTCGACATCGAGACCCCCACCGCCACCGCTTCGGTACAGGGCACGGTGTACGCGGTGCTCCTCAACGCCGACGGGTCGACCACGATCGCGGTGATCGAGGGGTCAGTCGACGCCGGCGATGGACCGGTGCCCGCTGGGTTCATGGTGACCGTCGACGAGGATGGCAACGTCAGCGATCCGATCCCGATCCCTGACAACCTGATCGACGATGAGTGGATCGTGTACAACTGCGAGCTCGACGAAGGTCCCGACTGTCCGGACGACGGCACGACCACCACAACGGTGGCCGGCCCCGATACGACGGTGACCACGGTCCCCGACACGACGACCACCACCGTCCCGCCGACGACTACCACGACCGCCGTGTCGCCGCCGCCAGTGACGACGACCACGGTTCCGGCGACGACGACGACGACCACGGTTCCGCCGACGACCACCACGACGACGGTGCCGGCGACGACGACTTCGACGACCGTTCCGGCGACGACGACTACGACGACGGTGCCGGCGACGACGACTACGACGACGGTGCCTGCGACGACGACTACGACGACGGTGCCTGCGACGACGACTACGACGACGGTGCCTGCGACGACCACCACTACGACGGTGGACGCTGGCCCCGACTTCGACCACATCGTGATCAGACCCGATGGTTGGACTGCCGACGCCGGCGATTCCACGGCCTATGTCGCCGAGGCGTTCGCCGCTAACGGCGGTTCGTTGGGCTACGTCACCGACGACACCGAGTTCACCATCTCAGGTGGGGGCTTTTGTAACGGGAATGCCTGCGGTTCCAACGTTGCGGGGCCGTACACGGTCACAGGCACATTCGAAGGGATGGAGGACTCCACCAGCCTCACGGTGGTGCCTGGCCAGCTCGACTCGATCCAGATCTCACCGGCGGACTCCACCATCAACCTCGGCCAGTCACAGGCGTATACGGGCGCGGGTTTCGACGAGTACGACAACCAGATACCGGACATCGACGAGAGCGATTTCGAATTCGAGATGATCAGCGGCGATTGCGTCGACGCGACCTGTACGCCTGACGCCGCCGGCGACTGGGTAGTGACCGCCATCTACGGGGACGGGGAGGCCGAAGCCAATGCCGACCTCACCGTGCTCAATACCGGCGTGGTGCAGGTGACCCTCGGCTGGGACGCACCGGTGGACCTCGACTTGTGGGTGACCGATCCGGACGGTGGCCGGATCAAGTGGGACACACTGTATGTCGGTGAGGACGAGAACGGAGATCCCAATCTCTCTCCGTCGGGCGGCTATCTCGATCGGGACGCAATCTGTGAGAGCAACGGGATTGAGAACATCATCTGGCCTGTCGACGCCCCGACCGGCGAGTATCGGGTCGACATCGACTACTGGTCGGATTGCGATGGGAACAGCGAAGTGACGCTCCTGGTGAACTGGGTGCTCACGGTCACCCTGAATGGCGAGGTCTACACGGTCATTGAAGGCTCGTTCAACTCGCTTAACGACACCCACGTTCCTGACTTCACAACCTACTTCGACTTCCTCGGGCTGCCGCCGCCGGAGGAGTAG
- a CDS encoding GNAT family N-acetyltransferase — translation MADASIRVEELTEDRSSDLDRLFSSDDDPDHCWCMWFLIPVKTFHEQGHDGNKAGFLARMEADPHPMGMIAYDGDEPVGWCAAGPRDRFTRVLRVPTLRNRNKAEDSTAWLVPCFFVATKARGKGVSRVLLEGAVELARRSGAPAIEGFPLAGSARRSSGSDLMTGVEPLFSSCGFEPVDRPSDNRVVMRRNLA, via the coding sequence GTGGCTGACGCTTCGATCCGGGTGGAGGAACTCACCGAAGACCGCTCGTCGGACCTCGACCGGCTCTTCTCGTCCGACGACGACCCCGACCACTGTTGGTGCATGTGGTTCCTGATCCCCGTGAAGACCTTTCACGAGCAGGGCCACGACGGCAACAAGGCGGGGTTTCTCGCCCGGATGGAGGCCGACCCTCACCCGATGGGCATGATCGCCTACGACGGCGACGAGCCCGTCGGATGGTGCGCCGCCGGTCCCCGTGACAGGTTCACCCGGGTGCTCCGGGTGCCCACCCTGAGGAACCGGAACAAGGCGGAAGACTCCACCGCGTGGCTGGTGCCGTGCTTCTTCGTGGCGACGAAGGCTCGGGGCAAGGGCGTCAGCCGGGTGCTGCTCGAAGGCGCCGTGGAGCTCGCCCGGCGAAGCGGCGCTCCCGCCATCGAGGGCTTCCCGCTGGCCGGATCGGCGCGCCGCTCGAGCGGCTCCGACCTGATGACCGGGGTCGAGCCGCTCTTCTCGTCGTGCGGTTTCGAGCCTGTCGACCGCCCCTCCGACAACCGGGTGGTGATGCGGCGCAACCTCGCCTAG
- a CDS encoding exonuclease SbcCD subunit D C-terminal domain-containing protein, with the protein MRVLHTSDWHLGRRLERHDRLEEHRAVVDSVVAIAAAEGADLVLHSGDLFDRAVPPVEALRLGLEGLVRLADGGTRPVVVVAGNHDSPELFETLAPFLAPFGVHLVGRIKPPDEGGIMSLETANGRAHVACFPFLRAAQTVDFMARADDWYGKYADRVRKITERYAAALGEPAEPDDATFVVAHFMVGGVKVNTGAPRGERDLHMGEAYAAAESAVPTTVDYVALGHIHAPQKVPGARVPAEYAGSLLQLDFGEAGEVKRVVVVDTAPDAPASIRSVPVSGGRPLIRVEGTWEEIVGRDDLDDAYLDLAVRTDGPDPGLMDVVRERFPDVIKVRAEYERSRDERPSTTGRPLDDLYADYHREVHGEAASDDLMDLFREITLEVADAAD; encoded by the coding sequence GTGAGAGTCCTTCACACCTCCGATTGGCACCTGGGGCGGCGGCTGGAGCGGCACGACCGGTTGGAGGAGCACCGCGCCGTGGTCGATTCGGTGGTGGCGATCGCCGCCGCCGAGGGCGCCGACCTCGTGCTCCATTCCGGTGACCTGTTCGATCGGGCGGTCCCCCCGGTAGAAGCGCTGCGTCTCGGCCTCGAGGGACTGGTGCGTCTGGCCGACGGGGGAACCCGCCCGGTGGTGGTGGTCGCCGGCAATCACGACTCGCCGGAGTTGTTCGAGACTCTCGCACCGTTCCTGGCACCGTTCGGGGTGCATCTGGTGGGGCGGATCAAGCCCCCGGACGAGGGCGGGATCATGTCGCTGGAAACCGCCAACGGACGGGCGCATGTCGCCTGCTTCCCGTTTCTCCGCGCCGCCCAGACGGTCGACTTCATGGCTCGGGCCGACGACTGGTACGGCAAGTACGCCGACCGGGTGCGCAAGATCACCGAGCGGTACGCGGCGGCCCTGGGCGAGCCAGCCGAGCCGGACGATGCCACCTTCGTGGTGGCCCACTTCATGGTCGGCGGGGTGAAGGTGAACACCGGGGCGCCCCGGGGCGAACGCGACCTCCACATGGGTGAGGCATACGCCGCAGCCGAGTCGGCGGTGCCGACCACCGTCGACTACGTCGCCCTCGGGCACATTCACGCGCCCCAGAAGGTTCCCGGCGCCCGGGTGCCCGCCGAGTACGCCGGTTCACTGCTGCAGCTCGACTTCGGCGAGGCCGGCGAGGTGAAGCGAGTGGTCGTCGTCGATACCGCCCCGGACGCGCCCGCCTCGATTCGATCGGTTCCGGTGTCCGGAGGAAGGCCCTTGATCCGGGTGGAGGGGACCTGGGAGGAGATCGTCGGGCGCGACGATCTCGACGACGCCTATCTCGACCTGGCGGTGCGCACCGACGGGCCTGATCCCGGGCTGATGGATGTGGTCCGCGAGCGCTTTCCCGACGTGATCAAGGTGCGGGCCGAGTACGAGCGGTCGCGAGACGAACGGCCGTCGACGACCGGTCGGCCGCTCGACGACCTGTATGCCGACTACCACCGCGAGGTCCATGGCGAGGCCGCCTCGGACGACTTGATGGACCTTTTCCGCGAGATCACCCTCGAGGTGGCCGATGCGGCCGATTGA